Proteins co-encoded in one Thermosinus carboxydivorans Nor1 genomic window:
- a CDS encoding N4-gp56 family major capsid protein has product MAVSQVPAALVPKIWSKALWVEALKESYFEKFIGEDENSIIQRNTDLEKEPGDTVTFGLLMQLTGTGVDGDNVLEGNEESMVFYDMSVTIDQKRHGVRLAGLLAEQKSPYEMRNRAKNLLKNWLAQYRDKKFFSVLTASPSANRVLYAGGKTAENQITDNDKLTLDLISLAKRKAQLAKPMLRPVMVNGEPHFVAVFHPWQIRDLKSDANYKDAVLNAAERGKNNPLFTGAIAMWDGVIIHEHPWVPITATGATGANVGHGLFLGAQAAVEAVAKKMYWREKAFDYDNQQGFAIGIIHGVAKSKYNGEDFGCISILTGAKAE; this is encoded by the coding sequence ATGGCAGTATCCCAAGTGCCAGCCGCGCTGGTACCTAAAATATGGTCAAAGGCGCTTTGGGTAGAAGCGCTAAAAGAAAGCTATTTTGAAAAATTCATCGGTGAAGACGAAAATAGTATTATCCAGCGTAATACCGATCTAGAAAAAGAGCCTGGTGACACTGTTACTTTTGGGCTACTCATGCAGCTCACCGGAACTGGCGTTGATGGTGACAATGTCTTAGAAGGCAACGAAGAAAGCATGGTCTTCTATGACATGTCTGTTACTATCGACCAAAAACGTCATGGCGTCCGGCTGGCCGGTCTTTTGGCTGAGCAGAAGTCGCCGTATGAAATGCGGAACCGCGCCAAGAACTTACTCAAAAACTGGCTGGCGCAGTACCGCGACAAGAAGTTTTTCTCTGTGCTTACTGCTAGCCCGTCTGCTAACCGTGTCTTGTACGCAGGAGGCAAGACGGCAGAAAACCAAATTACCGACAATGATAAGCTCACTCTTGACCTTATTTCCCTTGCAAAACGCAAAGCGCAGCTTGCTAAGCCGATGCTACGCCCGGTCATGGTTAACGGTGAGCCGCATTTTGTTGCCGTGTTCCATCCGTGGCAAATCCGCGACTTGAAGTCTGATGCAAATTACAAAGACGCTGTTCTTAACGCAGCCGAACGCGGTAAAAACAACCCGCTGTTTACCGGTGCTATTGCCATGTGGGACGGCGTTATCATCCATGAACATCCGTGGGTGCCTATTACCGCCACCGGCGCCACCGGCGCCAATGTCGGTCATGGGCTGTTTCTCGGCGCGCAAGCTGCTGTCGAGGCCGTCGCCAAGAAAATGTACTGGCGCGAAAAAGCATTCGACTATGACAATCAACAGGGCTTTGCCATCGGCATCATCCACGGTGTTGCAAAATCTAAATACAACGGCGAAGACTTCGGTTGCATCTCCATTTTGACCGGTGCGAAGGCTGAATAG
- a CDS encoding terminase large subunit domain-containing protein, producing the protein MLPLDTPLPTPHGWTTMGDVQVGDELFDESGRVCRVVAVFPVQTPDEAYRLTFDDGVSIDACGDHLWLTYDAKELAALTRRDPVWRARRRAKRPSRAKGNKSQRFVEVITARNRACPPPVMPAPSGSVRSTREIAQTLLTQHGRRNHAIPVAMALELPHVDLPLDPYLLGCWLGDGHTHAGRITTADPEIAAAYLRAGFEVVRYHSDDIDYGIHGLSSILRSLGVLGDKHIPVQYLRASREQRLALLQGLMDTDGTVARNSGAAEFTTTSPAIRCGMEELVRSLGWKVRVREGRAKLNGIDHGPKWTMKWMASEPVFRLERKLRLQRIATRRTTRFRYVVSCDPIEPVPMRCIAVDSQSHLYLAGRAMVPTHNSDALVIEALRQVAHPRYRAVIFRRTLTEASELIDRSRLYYPAAGGVWREQQKEWKFPSGAIIRFRYLENVGDELRYQGHEYQYIAFDELTHFDERQYLYLLSRCRTSDPALRCYVRAASNPGGPGHHWVKARFIDVAPPGKTYVDPVTGLTRCFVPARVFDNPILLRADPLYLKRLESLPEAERKALLLGDWDAFAGQVFSEWRRDVHVVEPFAIPAGWLRFRAMDWGFSKPYCILWFAVDYNGVIYVYRELYGLKPGCVDVGTQETAREVAQKVKAAEDWKNFIADEGVKLETQLSGEKIAYGVADPACWAKTGHDGPSIAETFASEGVFWKPADNDRLQGKMQVHLRLRGWGPERPGLKVFNTCTNLIRTLPALCYDAHRPEDVDTTQEDHAYDALRYGLMSRPWAPPKEKQRKRDAWAWDDEEKTTSYMSV; encoded by the coding sequence ATGCTGCCACTTGACACACCGTTGCCTACGCCGCACGGATGGACGACAATGGGTGACGTGCAAGTTGGTGATGAGCTGTTCGACGAGAGCGGACGAGTATGTCGCGTTGTCGCGGTGTTCCCCGTACAGACGCCTGATGAGGCATACCGCTTGACTTTCGACGATGGCGTATCAATTGATGCATGTGGAGACCATTTATGGCTTACTTATGACGCCAAAGAGCTTGCCGCGTTGACGCGGCGCGACCCGGTATGGCGGGCTCGGCGTCGTGCAAAGCGACCGAGTCGTGCCAAAGGCAACAAGTCGCAGCGTTTTGTTGAGGTGATTACCGCGCGAAATCGTGCTTGTCCGCCGCCTGTCATGCCGGCACCGTCTGGCTCCGTACGTAGTACGCGAGAAATTGCTCAGACACTTTTGACGCAACACGGGAGACGCAATCATGCCATTCCGGTGGCGATGGCGCTGGAGTTACCGCATGTAGATTTGCCTCTTGACCCTTATTTACTGGGGTGCTGGTTGGGAGATGGGCATACGCATGCCGGGCGTATTACTACAGCTGACCCTGAAATTGCAGCGGCATACCTACGTGCTGGTTTTGAGGTTGTACGTTACCATAGTGACGATATTGATTATGGCATTCATGGCTTATCGTCTATTCTGCGGTCATTAGGAGTCCTGGGTGATAAGCATATTCCCGTACAATACCTGCGTGCTTCTCGGGAGCAGCGCCTTGCTTTGTTACAGGGACTCATGGACACGGACGGCACGGTGGCGCGTAATTCGGGCGCTGCCGAATTTACAACAACGTCTCCGGCTATACGGTGTGGTATGGAAGAGTTGGTGCGGTCCCTCGGATGGAAAGTTCGTGTGCGCGAGGGGCGCGCAAAATTAAACGGCATAGATCATGGGCCAAAGTGGACAATGAAATGGATGGCATCCGAACCAGTATTTCGGCTAGAGCGCAAACTTCGGCTGCAGCGCATAGCGACTCGACGTACGACGCGATTTCGGTATGTTGTGTCGTGTGACCCGATCGAACCGGTTCCCATGCGTTGCATTGCAGTGGATTCTCAGTCGCATTTATACCTAGCCGGGCGGGCAATGGTGCCTACACATAACAGCGATGCGCTTGTCATCGAGGCCCTGCGCCAAGTTGCACACCCGCGCTACCGCGCCGTCATCTTTCGCCGGACACTCACAGAAGCCAGCGAGCTCATCGACCGTTCGCGGCTGTACTACCCGGCTGCCGGTGGAGTGTGGCGTGAGCAGCAGAAAGAGTGGAAGTTCCCGAGTGGCGCGATTATTCGCTTCAGGTATCTTGAAAATGTTGGCGACGAGCTTCGCTATCAGGGGCATGAGTATCAGTATATTGCTTTTGATGAGCTCACGCACTTTGATGAGCGGCAGTACCTGTACCTGTTGTCCCGGTGTCGGACGAGCGACCCGGCGCTACGCTGTTATGTGCGTGCGGCGTCCAATCCTGGCGGACCTGGGCACCACTGGGTGAAGGCGCGCTTTATTGACGTCGCGCCGCCTGGCAAAACATATGTTGACCCGGTGACTGGCTTGACGCGCTGTTTTGTGCCGGCGCGCGTGTTCGACAATCCCATACTGCTGAGAGCAGACCCGCTATACCTTAAGCGGTTAGAGAGCCTTCCTGAAGCTGAGCGGAAGGCTCTTCTCTTAGGCGACTGGGACGCTTTCGCGGGCCAGGTATTCAGTGAGTGGCGGCGGGATGTTCACGTTGTAGAGCCGTTTGCAATTCCTGCTGGCTGGCTGCGCTTCCGAGCGATGGACTGGGGTTTCTCAAAACCATACTGCATACTGTGGTTTGCAGTTGACTATAATGGTGTTATCTATGTCTACCGCGAGCTATACGGCCTTAAACCAGGCTGCGTGGACGTCGGCACGCAAGAGACGGCCCGCGAAGTAGCACAGAAAGTTAAAGCTGCGGAAGACTGGAAGAATTTTATCGCCGACGAGGGCGTAAAACTCGAAACCCAGTTAAGTGGCGAAAAAATCGCCTACGGTGTCGCCGATCCGGCCTGCTGGGCCAAGACCGGGCACGATGGTCCGAGCATTGCCGAGACGTTTGCCAGCGAAGGCGTTTTTTGGAAACCGGCTGACAATGACCGTCTACAAGGTAAAATGCAGGTGCATCTGCGCCTGCGTGGCTGGGGACCGGAGCGGCCAGGGTTAAAGGTGTTTAATACGTGCACTAATCTCATTCGCACCCTGCCGGCGTTGTGTTATGATGCACACCGGCCGGAGGACGTGGATACGACCCAAGAGGACCATGCGTATGATGCTTTGCGATACGGTCTTATGTCACGTCCGTGGGCGCCGCCGAAGGAAAAACAAAGAAAACGTGACGCCTGGGCGTGGGATGATGAGGAGAAAACTACCAGCTACATGTCTGTGTAG
- a CDS encoding DUF3072 domain-containing protein, translating into MFNRATQAQIEYIKILCERLGYDCEDYLSEELTKQEAARIINDLKDEWEG; encoded by the coding sequence ATGTTTAATCGTGCGACGCAAGCGCAGATTGAGTACATAAAAATCCTATGTGAGCGGCTGGGATATGATTGCGAGGATTATTTAAGCGAGGAACTGACAAAGCAAGAAGCGGCAAGGATTATTAACGATCTCAAGGACGAGTGGGAAGGGTAA
- a CDS encoding putative metallopeptidase: MSAEYFDAPEVEVIAKELIEDHHPNLCQAKIKYLFRTGDWESKGKTILGKAEKLNDKIKHLAGYDFIITINQIMFFAMTPQQRRALVDHELTHCFVDEDDSGNPVYKILPHDVEEFHSIIRRHGLWQEDLRKTETAMEQHRQLSLFKRTGTEG; the protein is encoded by the coding sequence ATGTCCGCTGAGTATTTTGATGCTCCGGAAGTTGAGGTAATTGCTAAAGAGTTAATTGAAGATCATCATCCTAACCTTTGCCAGGCTAAAATCAAGTATCTATTCCGAACCGGTGATTGGGAAAGCAAGGGCAAAACGATACTTGGAAAAGCTGAGAAACTCAATGACAAGATTAAGCACCTCGCGGGCTACGACTTCATAATTACCATAAATCAGATAATGTTTTTCGCCATGACCCCACAGCAAAGAAGAGCACTTGTTGACCATGAGCTAACCCATTGTTTTGTTGATGAAGATGATAGCGGAAACCCGGTGTACAAAATACTGCCGCACGATGTTGAGGAGTTCCATTCGATTATCCGTCGGCACGGACTGTGGCAGGAAGATTTACGAAAAACTGAGACGGCTATGGAGCAGCATCGGCAGCTTAGTTTGTTTAAGCGTACCGGCACAGAAGGGTAA
- a CDS encoding helix-turn-helix domain-containing protein, which translates to MKKRRKPWDCIALGKSDQEIGRALNYSASSILWWRKKNGLPPNPRKRKYDEDKLLELYAEGYSDAKIAAELGCCRDVVFNFRQRNELPALHGIGGRLRKRGAGNA; encoded by the coding sequence ATGAAAAAGAGGCGAAAGCCATGGGATTGTATCGCGCTGGGCAAAAGCGACCAAGAAATAGGTCGAGCATTGAACTATTCTGCGAGCAGCATCTTGTGGTGGCGAAAGAAAAATGGCCTACCGCCTAACCCCAGAAAAAGGAAGTACGACGAGGACAAGCTGCTTGAGCTGTATGCCGAAGGGTACTCAGATGCAAAAATCGCTGCTGAACTGGGGTGCTGCCGGGACGTGGTGTTTAATTTTCGTCAACGAAACGAACTGCCCGCTCTCCATGGAATAGGCGGGCGACTAAGAAAAAGGGGTGCGGGAAATGCATAG
- a CDS encoding replicative DNA helicase has translation MSVDLELEAQVLAAMLNDNECLDSGMALVKKEYFAEPFHRTVFDHVQAMYSAGKHIDAITVYEEIKDIAKGRGVSWMTLKDAFFSSATFEYCVNKLADLYRARRLADLAQKTLKRIQQKDEPEDILKDVEGELYAITMQTSEIKILTPQDHARRMFETLSKRLEKRSNGGICTSYVRLNYATNGGFLPGQLIIIAAQTGKGKTAFAMNLMRDIAIQQKQPALYINTEMSEEQMDCRWMAMLTPEPELTHTKIASGQLTDEESLSVVRALDKMNNSGFYSTTIPDLTLTTLVSTARRFKSRTGMKVLVVDYVGRMDTSDPKLQEWQVYKQIAKRLKTLAQELQITVIMLAQITEDEKLEGARGMKNECDLFACLREMTPDESLSFLQSYNYFLVLDKNRDGRRIKIPLRFIGEKLTFEGETIDEVVRSQQKQGENRSAPEVAAETGGGRGRRQAGSRKMPQADWAR, from the coding sequence ATGAGCGTTGATTTAGAGCTTGAAGCCCAGGTGTTGGCCGCCATGCTGAACGACAACGAGTGTCTGGACTCCGGTATGGCGCTGGTCAAAAAAGAATACTTTGCCGAGCCTTTTCATCGCACAGTGTTTGACCATGTCCAAGCCATGTATTCGGCCGGCAAGCACATCGACGCCATAACGGTTTACGAAGAGATTAAAGATATTGCCAAAGGCCGCGGCGTAAGCTGGATGACGTTAAAAGACGCGTTTTTTAGCAGCGCGACGTTTGAGTACTGCGTCAACAAACTGGCTGACCTATATCGTGCCCGCCGCCTGGCTGATCTTGCACAAAAGACTCTTAAGCGAATTCAGCAGAAAGACGAGCCTGAAGATATCCTGAAAGACGTCGAAGGCGAGTTGTATGCAATCACGATGCAGACAAGCGAGATAAAAATATTAACGCCCCAAGACCATGCCAGGCGGATGTTTGAGACGCTGTCTAAGCGCCTGGAAAAACGGTCAAACGGCGGCATTTGTACAAGTTATGTCCGGCTCAACTACGCGACTAACGGAGGTTTTTTGCCTGGCCAGCTGATAATCATCGCTGCACAAACGGGAAAAGGCAAGACGGCGTTCGCGATGAATTTGATGCGCGATATAGCAATCCAGCAAAAGCAGCCGGCGCTATACATAAACACTGAGATGTCAGAAGAACAGATGGACTGTCGGTGGATGGCGATGTTGACGCCGGAGCCGGAGCTTACGCACACCAAAATTGCAAGCGGCCAGCTCACGGATGAAGAAAGCCTTTCCGTTGTGCGGGCCCTGGACAAAATGAATAATTCCGGCTTTTACAGCACGACTATCCCAGACTTGACGCTTACTACGCTTGTCAGCACTGCCCGGCGTTTTAAGTCGAGAACCGGCATGAAAGTGCTTGTTGTCGATTATGTCGGCCGGATGGACACGTCGGACCCGAAATTGCAAGAGTGGCAAGTGTATAAGCAGATTGCCAAACGGTTGAAAACATTGGCCCAGGAACTGCAAATAACTGTCATCATGCTGGCGCAAATAACCGAAGACGAAAAACTGGAAGGCGCGCGCGGCATGAAAAACGAGTGTGATTTATTCGCCTGCCTGCGCGAGATGACACCGGACGAAAGCCTAAGTTTCTTGCAAAGCTATAACTACTTCCTTGTACTTGACAAAAACCGCGATGGGCGGCGGATAAAAATCCCTCTAAGGTTTATCGGCGAAAAACTGACTTTCGAGGGGGAAACGATTGATGAAGTGGTTAGAAGCCAACAAAAACAGGGTGAAAATCGAAGCGCTCCAGAGGTTGCGGCAGAAACTGGCGGAGGACGCGGTCGAAGGCAGGCAGGATCGAGAAAAATGCCGCAAGCTGATTGGGCTCGTTAA
- a CDS encoding phage adaptor protein — MNAKEMLDKAEKIIARQDVDRNLLLLFMNTARKAVMRDHDIPRFYSYLVNVPVTSGIVELFLPVSSGIIDTVPLKLKSVKVVEHDKGATKTVLTKFENYAAARQYYPDFTQTGDAQYYLELGTKIYILPVPTTGIINILGEVWPDDLIDDISSSDITTTEIPEAFIYLAVAEYFDYFDETDKGNYFRQKGAYIVDQYIKQINMQAANGVENAVKPYFGSSYVRSDY, encoded by the coding sequence GTGAACGCCAAAGAAATGCTGGATAAGGCTGAAAAAATCATCGCGCGGCAGGACGTTGACAGGAACTTATTGCTTCTGTTCATGAACACTGCCCGCAAAGCGGTTATGCGCGACCATGATATACCGAGATTTTATTCGTATTTAGTCAATGTTCCGGTTACAAGTGGTATTGTTGAACTTTTTCTTCCTGTATCAAGTGGTATTATCGACACTGTTCCATTGAAGCTTAAAAGCGTCAAAGTCGTTGAACATGACAAAGGCGCTACTAAGACAGTACTTACTAAATTCGAAAACTACGCCGCTGCACGTCAATATTATCCTGACTTTACGCAGACAGGCGATGCTCAATATTACCTTGAACTCGGCACGAAGATTTATATTTTGCCCGTGCCGACAACTGGCATAATCAACATTCTCGGCGAAGTCTGGCCGGATGATCTGATAGACGACATTTCCAGTAGCGACATTACCACGACAGAGATTCCAGAAGCGTTTATCTATCTTGCTGTCGCCGAGTACTTCGATTACTTCGACGAAACAGATAAAGGCAACTACTTTCGACAGAAGGGGGCCTATATCGTTGACCAGTACATCAAGCAAATCAACATGCAGGCGGCAAACGGGGTAGAAAATGCTGTCAAGCCCTATTTTGGAAGCTCGTATGTAAGGAGTGATTATTGA
- a CDS encoding phage Gp37/Gp68 family protein codes for MATTKIEWAERVWNPVTGCTKISPGCQNCYAEHMARRLAGRCGYPAEEPFRVTIHGDRFNEPLRFAKPQRYFVCSMGDLFHADVPDNIVYEIFAVMADTPGHTYIVLTKRPQRMKELLGRPDAANEVWNRTTYSDYPGCKKPWPLPNVWLGVTAENQQAADERIPILLQIPAAVRFVSCEPLLGPVDLYDYLQPKTKTAFYNYGGRGRAMEVVIRKEHLNWVICGGETGPNARPMHPDWVRSLRDQCNAAGVPFLFKQWGEWREACPPDDEIWNGHPPTLRHEHGTYFIRLGKKQAGRLLDGVAWDELPRF; via the coding sequence ATGGCAACGACAAAGATAGAGTGGGCCGAGCGGGTATGGAACCCGGTCACAGGCTGCACAAAGATTAGCCCCGGTTGCCAGAATTGCTACGCTGAGCACATGGCCCGGCGCCTGGCCGGGCGGTGTGGGTATCCGGCGGAGGAGCCGTTTCGAGTGACCATACATGGGGACAGATTTAATGAGCCTTTGCGTTTTGCTAAACCACAAAGGTATTTTGTTTGCAGTATGGGCGATCTTTTTCATGCCGACGTACCTGACAACATAGTATATGAAATTTTTGCTGTAATGGCTGATACTCCTGGGCACACATACATCGTCCTAACAAAACGTCCACAACGGATGAAAGAACTACTAGGCAGACCAGACGCCGCGAATGAAGTATGGAATAGAACAACGTACAGTGATTATCCTGGTTGCAAAAAACCCTGGCCTCTACCCAATGTCTGGCTCGGCGTCACTGCAGAAAACCAGCAGGCTGCCGACGAGCGCATACCGATACTGCTCCAGATACCGGCGGCGGTGAGGTTTGTTTCATGCGAGCCTTTGTTGGGACCGGTGGATCTGTATGATTATTTGCAACCAAAGACCAAGACCGCGTTTTATAATTATGGCGGTCGAGGGCGAGCCATGGAGGTTGTGATCAGAAAAGAACACCTGAACTGGGTCATCTGCGGCGGAGAAACAGGCCCTAACGCCCGGCCGATGCACCCGGATTGGGTGCGTAGTTTGCGTGACCAGTGCAATGCGGCGGGCGTGCCGTTCCTGTTTAAACAGTGGGGTGAGTGGCGGGAGGCGTGTCCGCCAGACGATGAGATCTGGAACGGGCATCCACCGACACTGAGGCATGAACACGGAACGTATTTTATCCGCTTGGGCAAAAAACAAGCCGGCCGCCTGCTGGACGGTGTGGCGTGGGATGAGTTGCCACGTTTCTAA
- a CDS encoding single-stranded DNA-binding protein, whose translation MNKAILVGRLAQDPDVRYTQSGKAVASFNLAVNRYVGQGQQQADFIPIVAWDKLAETVGNYLAKGQRILVEGRLQVRSYEKDGAKRWVTEVVALHVEFLEQKKQAQPHQEDPFGAMGQELPPDEEIPF comes from the coding sequence ATGAATAAAGCAATCCTGGTCGGCCGCCTGGCCCAGGACCCGGATGTACGGTACACGCAGAGCGGCAAGGCGGTGGCATCGTTTAACCTCGCCGTAAACCGCTACGTTGGCCAGGGCCAACAGCAGGCAGACTTTATTCCGATTGTCGCGTGGGACAAACTGGCCGAGACGGTTGGCAATTACCTTGCCAAGGGGCAGCGGATTTTGGTGGAAGGGCGGTTGCAGGTGCGGAGTTATGAGAAAGACGGGGCCAAGCGGTGGGTGACGGAAGTGGTTGCGCTACACGTTGAGTTTCTGGAGCAAAAGAAACAGGCGCAGCCGCATCAGGAGGATCCGTTCGGTGCAATGGGGCAAGAGTTGCCGCCAGATGAAGAGATACCATTTTGA
- a CDS encoding helix-turn-helix domain-containing protein: MTNILKEVLTVPEAAELWGLDPSTIKKAILGQRGYPPRFAPDEVRKSAGTWLVTRAAMKRVYGPQPKTGE; encoded by the coding sequence TTGACCAATATCCTAAAAGAAGTTCTCACAGTCCCCGAAGCAGCAGAGCTTTGGGGACTGGACCCGAGTACAATAAAAAAAGCCATATTGGGGCAGCGCGGTTACCCGCCGCGCTTTGCTCCAGATGAAGTCCGCAAAAGCGCGGGGACGTGGCTTGTTACACGGGCCGCAATGAAGCGGGTGTACGGCCCGCAACCAAAAACTGGCGAATAG
- a CDS encoding portal protein, whose amino-acid sequence MTRTTDLPPELVRKRNMFRAAIEKSRTWRQAARKDYEFYFGKQWEDADLQALKKQKRPAITINRIRPLINLISGYQRLNRYEPDFKPRTADDIDLCKVRKGITKYIMDSCRYNREESRVFLDGIIGGVGWFEVGYEFDYHALDGKAVIKRVSPFDIYVDPESREPDLSDAEYICRAKWVSKDDLKRTYPEFADEIEAFAERYDRDEEEECDEDLEPLWYSREKKKCRLVEIWYKRHTMKEYYVIGPGQIVTKDELLPGMMVTHKFRVPQTEIRCSAIIGDVELEDVPSPYQHGRFPFAPYFAYYVGEEGEIPAGVVRDLQDIQREQNKRRSQLLHLINTMANRGWLLRRGQEDTKKKLLESGSTPGVVVEYDTDPPKPFDSTSVPTTFAEFEQLGDADFRQISGINEAMLGQEIPSGTSGRAIELRQRTAVTQVAGLFDNLRATKEMVLYLLWGSEGAPGIIPQYYTEEKTFRIIGESGKDEFVTINQRQLAGYDWMGNAIYRTLNDLSVGEFDIVIDDVPATPTQRIAQFYALLELAKLLPPGAIPVDMIIDASDFDNKEELKQRWLEQQRAAAQAVAMKQSGAPPPGQPGQPGIVPQSAAIEAMRAAL is encoded by the coding sequence GTGACGAGAACAACAGACTTACCGCCTGAGCTAGTGCGCAAACGGAATATGTTTCGTGCGGCGATTGAGAAAAGCCGGACGTGGCGGCAGGCGGCGCGAAAAGATTATGAGTTTTACTTTGGCAAGCAGTGGGAAGACGCTGACCTGCAGGCGCTCAAAAAGCAGAAGCGGCCAGCAATCACGATCAACCGCATTAGGCCGCTCATCAATCTCATCTCCGGCTACCAGCGATTAAACCGCTACGAGCCGGATTTCAAACCGCGCACGGCAGATGACATTGACTTATGTAAAGTAAGAAAAGGCATCACGAAATATATCATGGATAGTTGCCGGTATAATCGCGAGGAAAGCCGCGTGTTTCTTGACGGCATCATCGGCGGCGTTGGCTGGTTTGAGGTCGGCTACGAATTCGACTATCACGCATTGGATGGCAAGGCGGTGATTAAGCGCGTTAGTCCTTTCGATATTTATGTCGATCCAGAAAGCCGCGAGCCGGACCTGTCAGACGCGGAGTATATTTGCCGCGCCAAATGGGTGTCAAAGGATGACCTCAAACGCACATACCCTGAGTTTGCCGACGAGATTGAAGCGTTTGCCGAGCGGTACGACCGCGACGAAGAGGAAGAATGCGACGAGGATTTAGAGCCGCTCTGGTACTCGCGCGAGAAGAAGAAATGCCGCCTGGTTGAAATATGGTACAAGCGGCATACAATGAAAGAGTACTACGTCATTGGACCCGGGCAGATTGTCACGAAAGACGAGCTGCTGCCGGGCATGATGGTGACGCATAAGTTTCGCGTGCCGCAGACGGAAATTCGCTGCAGTGCAATCATTGGCGATGTTGAGCTGGAGGACGTGCCGTCGCCGTACCAGCATGGACGGTTTCCGTTTGCGCCGTACTTTGCCTACTATGTCGGCGAAGAGGGAGAAATTCCGGCTGGTGTCGTGCGGGACTTGCAGGACATACAGCGCGAACAAAACAAGCGCAGAAGTCAGCTCCTACATCTTATCAACACGATGGCCAACCGTGGATGGCTGTTAAGACGCGGGCAAGAAGATACCAAGAAAAAGCTATTAGAAAGCGGCAGTACGCCCGGTGTAGTGGTTGAGTACGACACAGACCCGCCAAAGCCGTTCGATAGCACGTCTGTGCCGACGACATTTGCCGAGTTTGAACAATTAGGCGACGCGGATTTCAGGCAAATAAGCGGTATAAACGAGGCTATGCTTGGGCAGGAAATACCGTCCGGCACGAGCGGCAGGGCGATAGAGCTGCGCCAGCGCACAGCCGTGACGCAGGTGGCCGGGCTGTTTGACAACCTGCGGGCAACTAAAGAGATGGTATTGTACCTGCTCTGGGGCAGCGAAGGTGCTCCTGGCATTATCCCGCAGTACTATACCGAGGAAAAGACGTTCCGCATCATCGGCGAATCTGGCAAAGATGAATTCGTCACGATTAATCAGCGGCAGCTGGCTGGCTACGACTGGATGGGTAACGCAATATACCGTACGCTTAACGACTTGTCCGTCGGCGAATTTGATATTGTCATTGACGACGTGCCGGCTACGCCGACGCAGCGGATTGCGCAGTTCTATGCACTCTTAGAACTGGCGAAGTTATTGCCGCCCGGGGCAATACCGGTTGACATGATTATTGATGCCAGCGATTTCGATAACAAGGAAGAGCTCAAACAGCGCTGGCTTGAGCAGCAGCGCGCAGCGGCGCAAGCTGTGGCAATGAAACAAAGCGGTGCGCCTCCGCCGGGGCAGCCTGGGCAGCCGGGGATAGTGCCGCAGAGCGCGGCAATTGAAGCAATGCGAGCGGCGCTGTAA
- a CDS encoding RusA family crossover junction endodeoxyribonuclease translates to MLKLTLPIVPSVNHCYRNVSIHRRVLTPIGKAWQEKAQYIAKAAAAKQGWRFSKRQKLVMEYWTYWPDYRTRDVHNQEKLLLDTLEGILYDNDKWVLPRAMDFAVDKVNPRIEILIYPLEGR, encoded by the coding sequence ATGCTGAAGTTAACGCTCCCGATAGTCCCAAGTGTCAACCACTGCTATAGAAACGTCAGCATCCACCGGCGCGTTTTAACGCCGATCGGTAAAGCGTGGCAAGAAAAAGCTCAGTACATAGCAAAAGCAGCGGCCGCAAAACAAGGGTGGCGGTTTTCTAAAAGACAAAAATTGGTCATGGAGTATTGGACATACTGGCCGGATTATCGCACCCGAGACGTACACAATCAAGAGAAGCTGCTCTTAGACACGCTGGAAGGCATACTCTACGACAACGATAAATGGGTGCTGCCGCGGGCGATGGATTTTGCGGTGGACAAGGTTAATCCGAGGATTGAAATTTTGATTTATCCATTGGAGGGGAGATAA